In one window of Camelus bactrianus isolate YW-2024 breed Bactrian camel chromosome 13, ASM4877302v1, whole genome shotgun sequence DNA:
- the CEP85 gene encoding centrosomal protein of 85 kDa isoform X2 → MPSTLGTSPAKPNSSAGPSSSKLPLSGLAESVGMTRNGDLGAMKRSPGLSRDFMYLCGAAGENGVEQSWFPAVGHEREEVRKFDIPNMESTLNQSAMMETLYSDPHYQVYFHNPRTDTNKELYKVLPETKKAPGSGAVCEQNGPHSSSSGVLPLGLQPAPGLSKLLPSQVWQPNPDPWHPRERSCELSTCRQQLELIRLQMEQMQLQNGAICHHPAAFAPSLPTLEPAQWISILNSNEHLLKEKELLIDKQRKHISQLEQKVRESELQVHSALLGHPAPFGDVCLLRLQELQRENTFLRAQFAQKTEALSKEKVELEKKLSASEVEVQLIRESLKVALQKHSEEGKKQEERVKGRDKHINNLKKKCQKESEQNREKQQRIETLERYLADLPTLEDHQKQSQQLKDSELKSTELQERVTELESLLEETQAACREKEVQLESLRQREAEFSTRHSLQDKQCVEEASGEGPAQQREDPKVEMESWQKECDSLRKIVEKQQQKIDQLHSQVQSLEQEVAQEEGTSQALKEEAQRRETALQQLRTAVKELSVQNQDLIEKNLTLQEHLRQAQPGSPSSSDTAQLAFELHQELASCLQDLQAVCSIVTQRAQGRDPNLSLLLGIHSAQHPGTHLDLQKPDVIRRKLEEVQQLRRDIEDLRTIMSDRYAQDMGENCVTQ, encoded by the exons ATGCCTTCTACTTTGGGGACCTCTCCTGCCAAGCCAAATTCTTCTGCTGGACCCTCTTCTTCCAAACTTCCTTTGTCAGGGTTGGCTGAAAGTGTGGGGATGACAAGAAATGGAGACCTCGGTGCAATGAAACGTTCTCCAGGCCTGTCTAGAGATTTCATGTATCTTTGTGGTGCTGCCGGAGAAAATGGAGTTGAGCAGTCCTGGTTTCCAGCAGTGGGCCATGAAAGAGAAGaggtgaggaagtttgatattcccaATATGGAATCCACCCTCAATCAGTCAGCAATGATGGAGACACTTTATTCAGATCCCCACTACCAAGTCTACTTCCACAACCCAAGAACTGACACAAATAAGGAGCTATACAAAGTGTTGCCTGAGACCAAGAAGGCACCAGGCAGTGGGGCAGTGTGTGAGCAGAATGGACCGCACTCCAGCAGCAGTGGGGTTCTCCCTTTGGGactccagcctgctcctgggctCTCCAAGCTTCTGCCCTCTCAGGTGTGGCAGCCGAATCCTGACCCTTGGCATCCCCGAGAGCGATCTTGTGAGCTCAGCACTTGTCGACAGCAGCTGGAGTTGATCCGTTTACAGATGGAGCAAATGCAG CTTCAGAATGGAGCCATCTGCCACCATCCTGCTGCTTTTGCTCCTTCATTGCCCACGTTAGAGCCAGCACAGTGGATCAGCATCTTGAACAGTAACGAACATCTTCTGAAGGAAAAGGAACTCCTTATTGACAA gcagaggaaacatatctcTCAGCTGGAGCAGAAAGTGCGAGAGAGCGAACTACAAGTCCACAGTGCTCTTTTGGGCCACCCTGCCCCCTTTGGGGATGTCTGCTTGCTGAGGCTGCAG GAATTGCAACGAGAGAACACTTTCTTACGTGCACAGTTTGCACAGAAGACAGAAGCCTTGAGCAAAGAAAAGGTTGAgcttgaaaagaaactctctgctTCAGAAGTTGAAGTCCAGCTCATCAGAGAGTCACTCAAAGTGGCATTGCAGAAGCATTCAGAGGAggggaagaaacaggaagaaagg GTCAAGGGTCGTGATAAGCATattaataatttgaaaaagaaatgtcaAAAGGAATCAGAGCAGAACCGGGAGAAGCAGCAACGTATTGAGACCTTGGAGCGCTACCTGGCTGACCTGCCCACCCTGGAAGACCATCAGAAGCAGAGCCAGCAG CTTAAGGATTCTGAGTTGAAGAGCACAGAGCTGCAGGAGAGAGTGACTGAGCTGGAGAGTTTGCTGGAGGAGACCCAGGCAGCCTGCAGAGAGAAGGAGGTTCAACTGGAAAGCCTCAGACAGAGGGAAGCAGAATTCTCTACTAGACATAG CCTGCAAGATAAGCAGTGTGTGGAGGAGGCCAGTGGAGAAGGCCCAGCTCAACAGAGAGAAGATCCCAAAGTGGAAATGGAATCCTGGCAGAAGGAATGTGATTCCCTTCGGAAG ATTGTGGAGAAGCAACAGCAGAAGATTGACCAGTTGCATTCACAAGTACAG AGCTTAGAGCAAGAAGTAGCTCAGGAAGAAGGAACAAGCCAGGCCCTGAAAGAAGAGGCCCAACGGAGGGAGacagccctgcagcagctgcgTACAGCTGTGAAAGAG CTTTCAGTACAGAACCAGGACCTGATTGAAAAGAATCTCACACTTCAAGAACACCTGCGGCAGGCCCAACCAGGGTCCCCATCTTCATCAGACACAGCCCAGCTGGCATTTGAGCTGCACCAGGAATTGGCCAGTTGTCTTCAAGATCTGCAGGCTGTCTGTAGCATTGTGACCCAGAGGGCCCAGGGCCGTGACCCCAATCTCTCCCTGCTCCTGGGCATTCACT CTGCACAGCACCCAGGGACCCACCTAGATTTGCAGAAGCCAGATGTGATCAGGAGGAAACTAGAAGAGGTTCAACAGCTACGCCGTGACATTGAGGACTTAAGGACCATCATGTCAGACAGATACGCCCAGGACATGGGAGAAAACTGTGTCACACAGTGA
- the CEP85 gene encoding centrosomal protein of 85 kDa isoform X1 gives MAMQEKYPSERISHATSPGSSVIQKGSSLGTEWQTPVISEAFRSRFSRCSSVADSGDTAIGTSCSDIAEDFCSSSSSPSFQPIKSHVTIPTAHVMPSTLGTSPAKPNSSAGPSSSKLPLSGLAESVGMTRNGDLGAMKRSPGLSRDFMYLCGAAGENGVEQSWFPAVGHEREEVRKFDIPNMESTLNQSAMMETLYSDPHYQVYFHNPRTDTNKELYKVLPETKKAPGSGAVCEQNGPHSSSSGVLPLGLQPAPGLSKLLPSQVWQPNPDPWHPRERSCELSTCRQQLELIRLQMEQMQLQNGAICHHPAAFAPSLPTLEPAQWISILNSNEHLLKEKELLIDKQRKHISQLEQKVRESELQVHSALLGHPAPFGDVCLLRLQELQRENTFLRAQFAQKTEALSKEKVELEKKLSASEVEVQLIRESLKVALQKHSEEGKKQEERVKGRDKHINNLKKKCQKESEQNREKQQRIETLERYLADLPTLEDHQKQSQQLKDSELKSTELQERVTELESLLEETQAACREKEVQLESLRQREAEFSTRHSLQDKQCVEEASGEGPAQQREDPKVEMESWQKECDSLRKIVEKQQQKIDQLHSQVQSLEQEVAQEEGTSQALKEEAQRRETALQQLRTAVKELSVQNQDLIEKNLTLQEHLRQAQPGSPSSSDTAQLAFELHQELASCLQDLQAVCSIVTQRAQGRDPNLSLLLGIHSAQHPGTHLDLQKPDVIRRKLEEVQQLRRDIEDLRTIMSDRYAQDMGENCVTQ, from the exons ATTTTTGCAGCTCAAGTAGCAGCCCTTCTTTCCAGCCCATCAAAAGCCACGTAACCATTCCAACAGCCCATGTGATGCCTTCTACTTTGGGGACCTCTCCTGCCAAGCCAAATTCTTCTGCTGGACCCTCTTCTTCCAAACTTCCTTTGTCAGGGTTGGCTGAAAGTGTGGGGATGACAAGAAATGGAGACCTCGGTGCAATGAAACGTTCTCCAGGCCTGTCTAGAGATTTCATGTATCTTTGTGGTGCTGCCGGAGAAAATGGAGTTGAGCAGTCCTGGTTTCCAGCAGTGGGCCATGAAAGAGAAGaggtgaggaagtttgatattcccaATATGGAATCCACCCTCAATCAGTCAGCAATGATGGAGACACTTTATTCAGATCCCCACTACCAAGTCTACTTCCACAACCCAAGAACTGACACAAATAAGGAGCTATACAAAGTGTTGCCTGAGACCAAGAAGGCACCAGGCAGTGGGGCAGTGTGTGAGCAGAATGGACCGCACTCCAGCAGCAGTGGGGTTCTCCCTTTGGGactccagcctgctcctgggctCTCCAAGCTTCTGCCCTCTCAGGTGTGGCAGCCGAATCCTGACCCTTGGCATCCCCGAGAGCGATCTTGTGAGCTCAGCACTTGTCGACAGCAGCTGGAGTTGATCCGTTTACAGATGGAGCAAATGCAG CTTCAGAATGGAGCCATCTGCCACCATCCTGCTGCTTTTGCTCCTTCATTGCCCACGTTAGAGCCAGCACAGTGGATCAGCATCTTGAACAGTAACGAACATCTTCTGAAGGAAAAGGAACTCCTTATTGACAA gcagaggaaacatatctcTCAGCTGGAGCAGAAAGTGCGAGAGAGCGAACTACAAGTCCACAGTGCTCTTTTGGGCCACCCTGCCCCCTTTGGGGATGTCTGCTTGCTGAGGCTGCAG GAATTGCAACGAGAGAACACTTTCTTACGTGCACAGTTTGCACAGAAGACAGAAGCCTTGAGCAAAGAAAAGGTTGAgcttgaaaagaaactctctgctTCAGAAGTTGAAGTCCAGCTCATCAGAGAGTCACTCAAAGTGGCATTGCAGAAGCATTCAGAGGAggggaagaaacaggaagaaagg GTCAAGGGTCGTGATAAGCATattaataatttgaaaaagaaatgtcaAAAGGAATCAGAGCAGAACCGGGAGAAGCAGCAACGTATTGAGACCTTGGAGCGCTACCTGGCTGACCTGCCCACCCTGGAAGACCATCAGAAGCAGAGCCAGCAG CTTAAGGATTCTGAGTTGAAGAGCACAGAGCTGCAGGAGAGAGTGACTGAGCTGGAGAGTTTGCTGGAGGAGACCCAGGCAGCCTGCAGAGAGAAGGAGGTTCAACTGGAAAGCCTCAGACAGAGGGAAGCAGAATTCTCTACTAGACATAG CCTGCAAGATAAGCAGTGTGTGGAGGAGGCCAGTGGAGAAGGCCCAGCTCAACAGAGAGAAGATCCCAAAGTGGAAATGGAATCCTGGCAGAAGGAATGTGATTCCCTTCGGAAG ATTGTGGAGAAGCAACAGCAGAAGATTGACCAGTTGCATTCACAAGTACAG AGCTTAGAGCAAGAAGTAGCTCAGGAAGAAGGAACAAGCCAGGCCCTGAAAGAAGAGGCCCAACGGAGGGAGacagccctgcagcagctgcgTACAGCTGTGAAAGAG CTTTCAGTACAGAACCAGGACCTGATTGAAAAGAATCTCACACTTCAAGAACACCTGCGGCAGGCCCAACCAGGGTCCCCATCTTCATCAGACACAGCCCAGCTGGCATTTGAGCTGCACCAGGAATTGGCCAGTTGTCTTCAAGATCTGCAGGCTGTCTGTAGCATTGTGACCCAGAGGGCCCAGGGCCGTGACCCCAATCTCTCCCTGCTCCTGGGCATTCACT CTGCACAGCACCCAGGGACCCACCTAGATTTGCAGAAGCCAGATGTGATCAGGAGGAAACTAGAAGAGGTTCAACAGCTACGCCGTGACATTGAGGACTTAAGGACCATCATGTCAGACAGATACGCCCAGGACATGGGAGAAAACTGTGTCACACAGTGA